DNA sequence from the Peptococcaceae bacterium genome:
GCAGGCGGTGTCGTTTGACCAGATTGACAAGGCGCCGGAGGAGAAAGCGCGGGGGATCACCATATCGACGGCTCACGTTGAATACGAGACGGAGAGCAGGCATTACGCGCACGTGGACTGTCCTGGGCACGCCGATTACGTAAAGA
Encoded proteins:
- a CDS encoding GTP-binding protein, translating into MAKQRYERKKPHVNVGTIGHVDHGKTTLTAAITYVLAKRGLSQAVSFDQIDKAPEEKARGITISTAHVEYETESRHYAHVDCPGHADYVK